One region of Eriocheir sinensis breed Jianghai 21 chromosome 36, ASM2467909v1, whole genome shotgun sequence genomic DNA includes:
- the LOC127007620 gene encoding uncharacterized protein LOC127007620, with the protein MSQDRKLEEALSSAFSGLTIATPHHTVLRSGAAYPKPIPPAPLLPPAKKLHTDFSPELSQSTSSQTEQHQSDPTMSDKPQNVILRGEDKNPKYTGSEETGPDLLTHLQRVEDAFTKFQYTNEKEKLAHLYDSIHTGPCRAQSIIKSDAFKKAKTYDEAKANLISHFGSTCKQGALSVLFRLAATYRPKIKANIAVDDCLGVAGGAFTEFETQFRHSPWTTDEKMNLEDVSRLFSYFVFLLNCTETLFKELQKEEPLPKGRTLFNHISPLSGREPPTEPPSSAVRGVRIQRGRPQSRSPTGAQTPRNRSTTPRGRRPYTRGRSRGRGYNTQYCYNCRITGHHTRNCWYGSNTQQSNQYCSYHKTSGHYTKDCRARPRGGTSSGEASRATSPAIT; encoded by the coding sequence atgtcccaggatcgaaaattggaagaggctcTATCCTCTGCCTTCAGCGGTTTAACGATTGCTACTCCCCATCACACAGTCCTCCGTTCAGGAGCTGCTTATCCAAAACCTATTCCCCCAGCACCCCTATTACCTCCTGCAAAGAAGCTCCACACAGACTTCTCACCAGAGCTTTCCCAGTCTACTTCTTCCCAGACAGAACAGCACCAAAGTGACCCAACCATGAGTGACAAACCTCAAAACGTCATTTTAAGGGGCGaggataaaaatccaaaatatacgggctcagaggagaccggccccgacctcctaactcaccttcagagggtagaggatgcttttaccaaattccaatatacaaatgaaaaggagaaattggcccacctttacgacagcatccacacgggcccttgtcgggctcaatccattatcaaaagtgacgcattcaagaaagccaaaacatatgatgaagcgaaagcaaatctcatcagccatttcggctccacatgcaaacagggtgccctgtcagtcttgttccgcctagcggctacctaccgtcccaaaataaaggctaatattgcagtggatgactgtttaggcgtcgcgggtggagccttcacagagtttgaaacccaattccgtcactccccgtggactaccgatgagaaaatgaaccttgaggatgtgagccgccttttctcatactttgtctttctcctcaattgcacggagacactcttcaaagagttacaaaaggaagaacccctaccaaAAGGTAGAACCCTTTTCAACCACATCAGTCCCCTGTCGGGACGAGAGCCACCAACAGAACCCCCATCCTCAGCGGTGAGGGGTGTCAGAATTCAGAGGGGGCGTCCCCAAAGTCGCTCCCCGACCGGAGCTCAGACCCCTAGGAACCGCTCTACCACACCCCGCGGCCGCCGCCCTTACACTAGAGGCAGGAGTCGCGGGCGtggctataacactcaatattgttacaactgcagaatcacaggacaccatacacgtaattgctggtacggcagcaacacccaacagtcaaatcaatattgttcctaccataagacatcaggccattacaccaaggattgccgcgcgaggccccggggaggtacctcgtcgggggaagcctcgcgcgccacgtctcccgcaataacatag